From Methanoculleus thermophilus, the proteins below share one genomic window:
- a CDS encoding PAS domain S-box protein produces MIPTKPAREDKASPSSLVEGDGILIVDATLTIVQANLPIQSLFHATEEDLLGADASWVIQQYLGPLLTEEGALREVIALLHNEMCPPSLLLNILIPGTGVRRISITTSTIKTTTPALRLLVFHDTGKGDADLALSAHEESPMVIFTQDCELRYLRVSSPEGPVLLPDFAPGKTDADLFCPEDASRLTRLKSRVLETGEAARSKLLLTINGAVRTFDLAVMPMKYDNGQVYGICGTLLDVTEWSRVIEALTTSERQLSTLLSNLRGMAYRCRIERSWTMEFVSEGAERVTGYLPEDLIGNRKVAYGDLIHPDDRERVWREVTSGLAEGRPFQMTYRLITATGEVRWVWEQGRGVSGSRGGVDMIEGYITDITDRVRAEAALAESEERFRSIFTTSHAVMMIVDPGTGAIVDANPAASAYYGYPLETLTSMRITDLNTLEPEAVLDELQKAAVSEGQHYSSRHRLADGQIRDVDLYSGRVVIHGRVLLHSIVHDVTERRKAEEQFRALLDATPDAAMLIDHRGTILALNEVMAARFNKNVDELVGTCLYNLFPPELAAARRDAIEHALTAGKPYRYIDKRPGTILEIILFPIPGEREDTRRVAIVLRDITLQQELEQARKEAFDRIEQNIEQFAILGDHIRQPLQVILGMSYLLEDEQATRVIQDEVRRINEYIRQLDQGWIESRKIREFLRRHELV; encoded by the coding sequence ATGATACCAACGAAACCTGCACGTGAGGATAAGGCCTCGCCCTCAAGCCTGGTAGAGGGCGATGGTATCCTCATCGTTGACGCCACCCTAACGATCGTGCAGGCTAATCTCCCGATACAGAGCCTTTTTCATGCGACCGAGGAAGATCTTCTCGGAGCAGATGCTTCTTGGGTCATCCAGCAGTATCTTGGACCACTGTTGACGGAGGAAGGAGCACTCAGAGAGGTCATTGCCCTCCTCCACAATGAGATGTGCCCCCCGTCGCTCCTCCTCAATATCCTGATCCCGGGGACGGGTGTCCGGCGGATATCCATCACCACGAGTACTATCAAGACCACTACTCCCGCACTCCGGCTCCTTGTCTTTCATGACACCGGTAAGGGTGATGCCGACCTCGCCTTGAGCGCCCATGAAGAATCCCCCATGGTCATCTTCACCCAGGACTGTGAACTCCGCTATCTCCGCGTCAGCAGTCCTGAAGGCCCCGTCCTCCTCCCGGATTTCGCCCCCGGGAAGACAGATGCCGACCTCTTCTGCCCCGAGGATGCCTCACGGCTGACCAGGCTCAAATCTCGCGTTCTGGAGACCGGGGAGGCAGCGAGGAGTAAACTGCTCCTCACCATCAACGGAGCCGTTCGCACCTTTGATCTGGCGGTTATGCCGATGAAATATGACAACGGACAGGTATACGGCATCTGTGGGACTTTGCTCGACGTTACCGAATGGAGCCGGGTTATCGAGGCGCTCACAACGAGCGAACGGCAGCTTTCCACGCTGTTGAGCAATCTTCGGGGGATGGCCTACCGATGCAGGATAGAACGCAGCTGGACGATGGAGTTCGTCAGCGAAGGAGCGGAGAGGGTCACCGGTTATCTTCCGGAGGACCTGATTGGCAACCGCAAGGTCGCTTATGGTGACCTCATCCACCCCGATGACCGTGAGCGGGTCTGGAGGGAGGTCACATCCGGGCTTGCGGAGGGGAGGCCGTTTCAGATGACGTACCGCCTGATCACAGCAACAGGCGAGGTGAGGTGGGTCTGGGAGCAGGGACGGGGAGTTTCCGGTTCCCGGGGCGGGGTCGATATGATCGAGGGTTACATCACCGATATCACCGACCGCGTCAGAGCCGAGGCTGCCCTCGCAGAGAGCGAAGAACGTTTCCGGAGCATCTTCACCACAAGCCACGCGGTCATGATGATCGTAGATCCCGGGACCGGTGCCATCGTTGACGCAAATCCTGCGGCGAGCGCCTACTACGGCTACCCGCTCGAGACCCTCACCTCGATGCGGATCACCGATCTCAACACCCTCGAACCGGAAGCGGTGCTGGACGAGCTTCAGAAGGCCGCGGTCAGCGAAGGACAGCATTATTCATCCCGTCATCGCTTGGCAGACGGTCAGATCCGCGATGTAGATCTTTACAGTGGTCGGGTTGTCATCCATGGCCGGGTGCTCCTGCATTCCATCGTCCACGACGTCACCGAGCGTCGGAAGGCTGAGGAGCAGTTCCGGGCGCTCCTGGACGCCACGCCCGACGCAGCCATGCTTATCGATCATCGTGGGACCATCCTTGCCTTAAACGAGGTAATGGCGGCACGATTTAACAAAAACGTAGATGAACTCGTCGGGACGTGCTTGTACAACCTCTTCCCGCCGGAACTGGCGGCGGCACGGCGGGATGCGATCGAGCATGCCCTCACTGCGGGTAAACCCTACCGGTACATCGATAAGCGTCCTGGAACGATCCTTGAGATTATCCTCTTCCCGATCCCGGGTGAGCGGGAGGATACCCGCAGGGTGGCGATCGTTTTGCGCGACATCACCCTGCAGCAAGAACTCGAGCAGGCTCGGAAGGAGGCATTCGATCGGATCGAGCAGAACATCGAGCAGTTCGCGATCCTCGGTGACCACATCCGTCAGCCGCTCCAGGTGATTCTTGGAATGTCATACCTGCTCGAGGATGAACAGGCGACCAGAGTGATCCAGGATGAGGTCAGGCGGATCAACGAGTACATCCGGCAGCTCGACCAGGGCTGGATCGAGTCGAGAAAGATCCGGGAATTTCTCAGGCGGCATGAACTGGTGTAA
- a CDS encoding C39 family peptidase, translated as MDTRIILSFFISAVLAAAAILLATGIPVPGPAAPEEPTILAGVPDVRQAEYYSCGASSMQAVLSYWGLDAFETDLRIYLNTTPVHGTYPWDMVRVARDLGLEAEWKDNLTIADLEASIRDGVPVIIDGQRFREANKTWEESWAVGHYMVVIGVDDRSVYIEDPAILGTRLVMDRDEFVQSWHDYLAELPYGPESPKYHGIGVFIRGEAPAERPAFVTWDVPPAWVPEAPLP; from the coding sequence ATGGATACCCGCATAATCCTCTCATTCTTCATCAGCGCCGTACTCGCCGCCGCTGCCATCCTCCTCGCGACCGGCATCCCGGTTCCGGGCCCCGCCGCCCCGGAGGAGCCGACCATCCTCGCCGGGGTCCCCGACGTCCGGCAGGCGGAGTATTACTCCTGTGGTGCATCATCGATGCAGGCGGTGCTCTCCTACTGGGGCCTCGACGCCTTCGAGACCGACCTCCGCATCTACCTCAACACCACCCCCGTCCACGGGACCTACCCCTGGGATATGGTCCGGGTGGCAAGAGACCTCGGCCTTGAGGCGGAGTGGAAAGACAACCTCACCATCGCCGACCTCGAGGCCTCGATCCGCGATGGCGTCCCGGTCATCATCGACGGCCAGCGCTTCAGGGAGGCGAACAAGACCTGGGAGGAGTCCTGGGCGGTGGGCCACTACATGGTCGTGATCGGGGTGGACGACCGCTCCGTCTACATCGAAGACCCCGCCATCCTCGGGACGAGGCTCGTCATGGACCGCGACGAGTTCGTGCAGTCCTGGCACGACTACCTGGCCGAGCTCCCCTACGGACCGGAGTCGCCTAAGTACCACGGCATCGGGGTCTTCATCCGGGGCGAAGCGCCTGCGGAGCGGCCGGCGTTCGTCACCTGGGACGTGCCTCCGGCCTGGGTGCCGGAGGCGCCGCTGCCCTGA
- a CDS encoding HD domain-containing protein, translating into MQNEIDAMLEHVRTVLQGSGAHGFDHTLRVVRLSEEIGAREGADMDILIPAALFHDIARPLEERTGALHEEEGARMAEAYLRSIGYPEDRIAAIAHAVRAHRYSTGIDPATLEARVLSDADKLDAMGAVGIARTFMQAGERGGGIPDAVDHIRAKLLNLKDLMYTKTAREIAAKRHALLVAFLAALEEECVPAQ; encoded by the coding sequence ATGCAGAACGAGATCGATGCGATGCTGGAGCACGTGCGGACAGTGCTCCAGGGCTCCGGAGCGCACGGGTTCGACCATACCCTCCGGGTCGTGCGCCTCTCGGAAGAGATCGGTGCACGCGAAGGCGCCGATATGGATATCCTCATCCCGGCCGCGTTATTCCACGACATCGCCCGGCCGCTCGAGGAGAGAACGGGCGCTCTCCACGAAGAGGAGGGGGCGAGGATGGCAGAGGCGTATCTGCGCTCCATCGGCTACCCAGAAGACCGCATCGCCGCCATCGCCCACGCCGTCCGGGCGCACCGCTACAGCACCGGGATCGACCCCGCTACCCTCGAGGCCCGGGTGCTCTCCGACGCGGACAAACTCGACGCGATGGGCGCGGTCGGGATCGCAAGGACATTCATGCAAGCCGGAGAGCGGGGCGGAGGGATCCCGGACGCGGTCGATCACATCCGGGCAAAACTGCTCAACTTAAAGGACCTCATGTACACGAAGACCGCCCGGGAGATCGCCGCCAAAAGACATGCGCTCCTCGTCGCGTTCCTCGCGGCCCTGGAGGAGGAGTGCGTTCCCGCACAATAA
- a CDS encoding ADP-ribosylglycohydrolase family protein translates to MERIDRYRGCLLGLAVGDALGVAVEFRPPGTFEPVTGMVGGGRHNLKPGEWTDDTSLALCLAESLNERQGFDPIDQLDRYVRWYREGHLSSTERCFDIGTTTRRALERFMRTREPFPGLTDEWSAGNGSLMRLAPVPIFYAKDPARAIELLSGESSRTTHALPVAVDACRYFGGLIFGALAGAPKEALLSERYSPVPGYWEEHPLTGEIDAVAAGSYLRKEPPEIRGRGYVAASVEAALWAFGRSSTFEEDCLLAVNLGEDADTTAAVYGQLAGAYSGASAIPRGWLECLAKRDLIEAYAERLMRCSEVSPGFAAV, encoded by the coding sequence ATGGAGAGGATCGACCGTTACCGCGGCTGCCTGCTCGGGCTCGCCGTCGGCGACGCCCTCGGGGTAGCCGTCGAGTTCCGGCCGCCGGGAACGTTTGAGCCTGTCACCGGCATGGTCGGCGGCGGACGCCACAACCTCAAGCCCGGGGAATGGACCGACGATACCTCGCTCGCCCTCTGTCTTGCCGAGAGCCTGAACGAGAGGCAGGGGTTCGACCCCATCGACCAGCTGGATCGTTACGTGCGCTGGTACCGGGAGGGGCACCTCTCGAGCACAGAGAGGTGCTTTGATATCGGGACGACGACCCGAAGGGCCCTCGAGCGCTTCATGCGCACCCGCGAGCCCTTCCCTGGTCTGACCGACGAGTGGTCGGCAGGCAACGGATCGTTGATGCGTCTAGCCCCGGTGCCGATCTTCTACGCTAAAGATCCTGCCCGGGCGATCGAACTACTCTCCGGCGAGAGCTCGCGGACCACGCACGCACTGCCGGTGGCCGTCGACGCCTGCAGGTACTTCGGGGGGCTGATCTTCGGAGCACTTGCCGGTGCGCCGAAAGAGGCGCTGCTTTCGGAACGCTACTCGCCGGTTCCGGGCTACTGGGAAGAGCACCCGCTCACCGGCGAGATCGATGCGGTCGCGGCGGGGTCCTACCTCCGCAAAGAGCCGCCCGAGATCCGGGGGCGCGGGTATGTCGCGGCCTCGGTCGAGGCGGCGCTCTGGGCGTTTGGCCGGAGCAGCACGTTTGAAGAGGACTGCCTCCTCGCGGTGAACCTCGGAGAGGATGCCGATACCACCGCGGCGGTCTACGGGCAGCTCGCCGGGGCGTACTCCGGGGCGTCCGCGATCCCGCGGGGGTGGCTCGAGTGCCTTGCAAAGCGCGACCTCATCGAGGCGTATGCCGAGCGGCTGATGCGCTGTAGCGAGGTATCACCGGGCTTTGCTGCGGTGTGA
- a CDS encoding PD-(D/E)XK nuclease family protein, producing the protein MSRAVLYRQLPGEGLERFIAEFRRSAARDPFATILIVPTSHLARRIVHRLGKEGIPVIADTVTTLPGFARKVVLAHATSETLISATESRLILARLLAAGRCPLLSGSGAVEELATLFEVLIMRKVEYPAALGDLASQKSAEIARLLDAYLQFLDEHRLVDESTLYSRAMRVIAGEGVGFRTVYVYGLFEPMPLERDLLLALRQSADEFYYMLPYAPNPAVFSDDGGWLGPDAVVSGDEKNERSLRIARLFSRCEPADYSESIMVAERRDRLDEVRAIAQEIRSLITGGVRPDEIAVAFPDLASMVPYVEEVFPDFAIPYTASGGRPLSASPLVWALLSVLAVPIRGYRREDVVALTASPYLPNAGGCEIDFLSREARITAGAASWEERFAALIRTLENERARPDAPKHRLTAKIAAVTAAQEKIRSLFADLAALEGEKTIREHLAAYRSLLERWQAPVMPADGDPDLLDREARDLRGFTEALAALDRFALLLPGEKIPLAEFFSMLELLLSGTRTGRERHGNAVQVVGVREVAHLSVPYLFIGDLVEGAMPRLTTRLPFTTDAETRRLGTRTGEDILREERYHFIAALLSGRTRVYLSYPASDGATPLVRSGFIDAAKEAFSPAPWGSGDFPDSRLAAARRAGAHLARGEMPERMPPGLTVPEAVSRLNIENYHRKGAYDSPYDGLLEGDPAILAALAERFGDGAIFSPTALETYADCPFRFYLEQVLGLAPFPDADPDLTAQERGSLIHRITYRFYSGWKGDGNGALTEACYPDAVRRILDTGREETERLALDSPLWVADKEVLLGSPAVGRGLLERFLEHEMAVAGSHFVPQAFEVSFGLPLVPGEVDAASIEDAIAIPLGNETIRLRGRVDRVDVMPDGRFMITDYKTGTSHHGLKDIQAGKALQLPLYLRAVEILTGMEGVAGTYYTLKRGEVRNRPVFWDASLAECFSCYTGSQRNGVGDVRELVETTLSWVQKYLAGIRRGFFPPRLDSGPCPTYCGFKTICRFDPLRILEAEAIPDGTD; encoded by the coding sequence ATGTCCCGCGCCGTTCTGTACCGCCAATTGCCCGGAGAGGGTCTAGAGAGATTCATTGCGGAGTTCCGGAGATCTGCCGCCCGCGACCCGTTCGCCACCATCCTCATCGTCCCGACCTCCCACCTTGCCCGGAGGATCGTCCACCGCCTCGGCAAGGAGGGTATCCCCGTCATCGCCGATACCGTCACCACCCTCCCCGGGTTTGCAAGGAAGGTGGTCCTGGCCCATGCAACATCGGAGACGCTGATCTCCGCTACCGAGTCACGGCTCATTCTCGCCCGGCTGCTTGCCGCCGGCAGGTGCCCGCTCCTTTCCGGGTCCGGGGCCGTCGAGGAACTCGCGACCCTCTTTGAAGTCCTCATCATGCGGAAGGTCGAGTATCCGGCCGCCCTCGGCGACCTTGCAAGTCAGAAGAGCGCCGAGATTGCCCGCCTCCTCGACGCCTACCTCCAGTTCCTCGACGAGCACCGCCTCGTCGACGAAAGCACGCTCTATTCCCGCGCAATGAGGGTGATCGCCGGTGAAGGCGTCGGGTTCCGGACCGTCTACGTCTATGGGCTCTTCGAGCCGATGCCGCTCGAGCGGGACCTGCTTCTTGCCCTGCGCCAGAGTGCAGATGAGTTCTACTACATGCTGCCCTACGCCCCAAACCCGGCGGTCTTCTCGGACGACGGCGGGTGGCTTGGCCCGGATGCGGTCGTCTCCGGGGATGAAAAAAACGAGCGCTCTTTGCGCATTGCCCGGCTCTTCTCCCGGTGCGAGCCAGCGGACTACAGCGAGTCCATTATGGTCGCAGAACGGCGGGACAGACTCGATGAGGTCCGGGCGATCGCCCAGGAGATCCGCTCCCTGATCACGGGAGGGGTCCGGCCCGATGAGATCGCGGTCGCGTTTCCCGATCTCGCGTCAATGGTGCCCTATGTGGAAGAGGTATTCCCCGACTTCGCGATCCCGTACACCGCGTCCGGCGGTCGGCCGCTCTCTGCATCACCGCTTGTCTGGGCGCTTCTTTCGGTCCTCGCCGTCCCGATCCGCGGCTACCGACGGGAGGACGTCGTCGCCCTCACGGCCTCTCCTTACCTGCCGAACGCCGGCGGTTGCGAGATCGACTTCCTCTCCCGGGAGGCCCGGATCACCGCCGGAGCCGCCTCCTGGGAGGAGCGGTTTGCCGCGCTCATCCGCACCCTTGAGAATGAGCGGGCTAGACCGGATGCGCCCAAGCACCGGCTCACGGCAAAGATTGCTGCCGTCACGGCAGCACAGGAGAAGATCAGGTCGCTCTTTGCCGACCTTGCGGCTCTTGAGGGTGAAAAGACAATCCGGGAGCACCTTGCTGCCTACCGCTCGCTCCTCGAGCGGTGGCAGGCCCCGGTGATGCCGGCAGACGGCGACCCCGATCTCCTCGATCGTGAGGCCCGGGATCTTAGGGGATTTACGGAGGCGCTCGCGGCGCTCGACCGCTTTGCCTTGCTGCTCCCGGGGGAGAAGATACCGCTTGCGGAGTTCTTCTCCATGCTTGAACTCCTTCTCTCCGGGACCCGGACCGGCAGAGAGCGGCACGGCAACGCCGTCCAGGTGGTCGGCGTCCGGGAGGTTGCACACCTTTCCGTCCCCTACCTCTTCATCGGCGACCTCGTGGAGGGCGCGATGCCCCGGCTCACCACCCGGCTTCCGTTCACCACCGATGCCGAGACTCGGCGCCTTGGGACACGAACAGGAGAGGATATCCTCCGGGAAGAGCGCTACCACTTCATCGCGGCTCTCCTTTCCGGGCGGACCCGTGTCTACTTGAGTTACCCCGCATCCGACGGCGCAACGCCGCTGGTGCGATCAGGATTCATCGACGCCGCCAAAGAGGCGTTCTCCCCTGCACCGTGGGGGAGCGGTGACTTCCCGGACTCCCGGCTCGCAGCAGCCAGGCGAGCCGGCGCCCACCTCGCCCGGGGGGAGATGCCGGAGAGGATGCCGCCGGGCCTCACGGTTCCCGAGGCGGTCTCCCGGCTCAACATCGAGAACTACCACAGGAAGGGCGCCTACGACTCCCCCTACGATGGCCTCCTCGAGGGTGACCCGGCAATCCTCGCGGCGCTCGCCGAACGGTTCGGCGACGGGGCGATCTTTTCTCCGACCGCGCTTGAGACCTACGCGGACTGTCCGTTCCGGTTCTACCTGGAGCAGGTCCTCGGACTTGCACCCTTTCCCGATGCCGATCCCGACCTGACGGCACAGGAGCGGGGGAGCCTCATCCACCGGATAACCTATCGGTTCTACTCCGGCTGGAAGGGTGACGGCAACGGGGCGCTCACCGAGGCGTGCTACCCGGATGCCGTCCGGCGGATCCTCGATACCGGCCGGGAGGAGACAGAACGGCTTGCCCTCGATAGCCCCCTCTGGGTTGCGGATAAGGAGGTCCTCCTTGGGTCGCCCGCGGTGGGAAGGGGCCTCCTTGAACGGTTTCTCGAGCACGAGATGGCGGTCGCGGGCTCCCATTTCGTCCCGCAGGCCTTCGAGGTCTCGTTCGGCCTCCCGCTGGTGCCGGGAGAGGTCGACGCTGCCTCGATTGAGGATGCAATCGCCATCCCGCTTGGCAACGAGACGATTCGCCTGCGGGGCAGGGTCGACCGCGTCGACGTCATGCCCGACGGCCGGTTCATGATCACCGACTACAAGACGGGGACCTCACACCACGGACTCAAGGATATCCAGGCTGGAAAAGCGCTCCAGCTCCCTCTATACCTTCGGGCAGTCGAGATCCTGACAGGGATGGAAGGAGTCGCAGGCACCTACTACACCCTCAAGCGCGGGGAGGTCCGGAATCGGCCGGTCTTCTGGGACGCGAGTCTTGCGGAGTGCTTCTCCTGCTACACGGGTTCACAGAGAAACGGCGTCGGGGATGTCCGGGAACTGGTCGAGACCACGCTCTCGTGGGTGCAGAAGTATCTTGCTGGGATTCGGAGGGGCTTCTTCCCGCCCCGGTTGGATTCCGGTCCATGCCCGACCTACTGCGGCTTTAAGACTATCTGCCGGTTCGATCCCCTGCGGATACTCGAAGCGGAGGCGATCCCCGATGGCACTGACTGA
- a CDS encoding UvrD-helicase domain-containing protein, translating to MALTERQARAALDHSMSRCVTAGAGTGKTHVLVQKYLSLLEAGACVGEILALTFTEKAANEMRVRVRQAIAAKEGERWDATRNEFLWAKISTFHSFCASVLREFSIEAGVGPAFAVLDEWEAFRLREKVAEDLIHGCPPETCRAAVIAVLRAIGPYELKRYLETLYSRRGATEAFFAALAEGEEKVLDAWQEAVERHRAETLATFLERAAPSIETLRDLAARYSGERDPGEVYLRAIGPCLSGEIRVAEMLEVHKDRRFSARMGQKKNWSGDDLDALQAAYKNLDRCLKDHAGILSLAFDPADPFTRATLDFLRDLGVTFLTFLEAVEAEKRRQNALDYDDLVNRTHRLFSDREDILSAHFRNRFRYILIDEFQDTDPVQIAIIRAILGDPDENPANLFIVGDPKQSIYLFREADVTQFRNARDLIEHALGGETIALDVNFRSTPEVLGFTNAIFGSLMAECERPWEFLYEPLHASRKSETGSVELLLCPKIKDRAEGRRAEAEMVARKIRAIVEQGEKRVYLDGGSRPAGYGDVAILLERRTNLSYYEWALARYGVPYHVHAGLGFYERQEVYDLYNILRFLVNHLDDAALYGVLRSPYFGFSDARLYHLAASPGAYLWERLLADGGADAVRAAATLRDWISLSRRLPPALLLRRIVESSGIFVVFGGMIGGEQAAANVEKLIAIAREAGSSTLDDLVAELGRCIDDEQREGDALLDLASSDAVLIMTVHAAKGLEFPVVVVPDLSETPRPDGATIMVEEGLMLGVSIPNPANDHEREETPILRILKDEHRQKEEAERKRLFYVAVTRARDHLILCGEALDEVPKSLEDGKTRMAWLAHCLGLTPEVRARGEAVLALPNDEELHIPLTTDPSAIPVEVQETARVCLSLPDDLPAAAAPVGILPDGAEERVYSASEIEAYLRGSLESRSPGFATGGDGLTRGLVVHEVFQGRDPATVLRRYGMDSGKADEYRELYERFLASPLMQDALQDHREVPFLVRVNGFAFQGTIDRLVQRPGGAWLLIDYKTGKPGDLEDYAIQMTIYRRAARQILGAPVTPYLYFVDLDRWVEVTVDEDRVFAEIARAVREIEGGKEDEQGVR from the coding sequence ATGGCACTGACTGAACGCCAGGCGAGGGCCGCGCTCGACCATTCAATGAGCCGGTGCGTCACCGCCGGGGCGGGGACGGGAAAGACGCACGTCCTGGTCCAGAAGTACCTAAGCCTCCTTGAAGCCGGTGCCTGTGTCGGGGAGATCCTCGCCCTGACCTTCACCGAGAAGGCGGCGAACGAGATGAGAGTCCGGGTCCGCCAGGCGATTGCAGCAAAAGAGGGAGAGCGGTGGGACGCCACCCGGAATGAGTTCTTGTGGGCGAAGATATCGACTTTCCACTCCTTCTGCGCCTCAGTCCTTCGCGAATTCTCCATCGAGGCCGGGGTGGGGCCGGCCTTTGCCGTCCTTGATGAGTGGGAGGCGTTCCGGCTCCGGGAGAAGGTGGCGGAGGACCTCATCCATGGCTGTCCTCCAGAAACGTGCCGCGCCGCAGTGATTGCTGTCCTGCGGGCGATAGGGCCGTACGAGTTGAAGAGATACCTGGAGACCCTGTACTCCCGCCGCGGGGCTACCGAGGCGTTCTTTGCCGCGCTCGCAGAGGGCGAGGAGAAAGTGCTCGATGCCTGGCAGGAGGCCGTGGAGCGGCATCGGGCGGAGACCCTCGCAACCTTCCTCGAACGTGCCGCCCCATCGATCGAGACGCTCCGGGATCTCGCCGCCCGCTATTCGGGTGAGCGGGACCCGGGGGAGGTCTACCTTCGAGCCATCGGACCCTGCCTCTCCGGTGAGATCAGGGTCGCGGAGATGCTCGAAGTCCACAAAGACCGGCGTTTCTCTGCGAGAATGGGGCAAAAGAAGAATTGGAGCGGTGACGACCTCGATGCCCTCCAGGCGGCCTACAAGAACCTGGATAGGTGCCTCAAGGACCACGCCGGGATCCTCTCGCTTGCGTTCGACCCTGCCGACCCGTTCACCCGGGCGACGCTCGACTTCCTCCGCGACCTCGGGGTGACCTTCTTGACTTTCCTCGAAGCGGTTGAAGCGGAAAAGAGGCGGCAAAACGCCCTCGACTACGATGACCTGGTGAACCGCACCCACCGGCTCTTCTCCGATCGCGAGGATATCCTTAGCGCGCACTTCCGGAATCGGTTCCGGTACATTCTGATCGATGAGTTCCAGGATACCGATCCCGTCCAGATCGCAATCATCAGGGCTATTCTCGGCGACCCGGACGAGAACCCCGCGAATCTCTTCATCGTCGGCGACCCGAAGCAGTCCATCTACCTCTTCCGGGAGGCGGACGTGACGCAGTTCAGGAACGCCCGCGACCTGATCGAGCACGCCCTCGGCGGGGAGACGATAGCGCTCGACGTCAATTTCCGGAGCACCCCGGAGGTTCTCGGGTTTACCAACGCAATCTTCGGCTCTCTGATGGCGGAGTGCGAACGCCCCTGGGAGTTCCTCTACGAGCCCCTGCACGCATCCCGAAAGAGCGAGACCGGTTCGGTCGAACTCCTCCTCTGTCCAAAGATCAAGGACCGGGCGGAAGGCCGCCGGGCCGAAGCGGAGATGGTGGCAAGAAAGATCCGCGCCATCGTCGAGCAGGGAGAGAAGCGGGTCTATCTGGACGGGGGATCAAGGCCGGCCGGGTATGGGGACGTCGCCATCCTCCTTGAGCGGCGGACGAACCTTTCCTACTACGAGTGGGCGCTCGCCCGGTACGGCGTTCCCTACCACGTCCACGCGGGCCTCGGGTTCTACGAGCGCCAGGAGGTCTACGACCTCTATAATATCCTTCGGTTCCTTGTAAACCACCTGGACGATGCGGCGCTCTACGGCGTGCTGCGGTCACCATACTTCGGGTTCTCCGATGCCCGGCTCTATCATCTCGCCGCATCACCGGGGGCATACCTCTGGGAGCGATTGTTGGCGGACGGGGGCGCGGATGCAGTCAGGGCTGCGGCGACCCTCCGGGACTGGATCTCGCTCTCCCGCAGGCTCCCGCCAGCCCTTCTCCTCCGCCGGATCGTCGAATCCTCAGGCATCTTTGTCGTCTTCGGCGGGATGATCGGGGGTGAGCAGGCCGCAGCGAACGTCGAGAAACTGATCGCCATCGCGAGGGAGGCCGGTTCCTCCACGCTCGATGATCTCGTGGCAGAACTCGGGCGATGCATCGATGACGAGCAGCGGGAGGGGGATGCTCTCCTGGATCTTGCGTCCTCCGATGCGGTCCTGATCATGACCGTCCATGCTGCAAAGGGGCTGGAGTTTCCGGTTGTCGTCGTCCCGGACCTTTCGGAGACCCCGCGGCCCGACGGCGCGACCATCATGGTGGAGGAAGGGCTGATGCTCGGGGTCTCGATCCCGAACCCGGCAAACGACCACGAGCGTGAGGAGACGCCCATCCTCCGGATACTCAAGGACGAGCACCGGCAGAAAGAGGAGGCGGAGCGCAAACGGCTCTTCTATGTCGCTGTGACCCGGGCACGAGATCACCTCATCCTCTGCGGAGAGGCGTTGGATGAAGTCCCAAAGAGCCTTGAGGACGGGAAAACCCGGATGGCCTGGCTCGCGCACTGTCTCGGTCTCACGCCAGAGGTCCGCGCCCGGGGCGAGGCCGTGCTCGCCCTCCCAAACGACGAGGAACTCCATATCCCGCTCACCACCGATCCCTCTGCGATCCCGGTCGAGGTGCAGGAGACCGCCAGGGTCTGCCTGTCACTGCCGGACGATCTTCCCGCGGCGGCCGCCCCGGTGGGCATTCTCCCGGACGGGGCGGAGGAGCGCGTATACTCGGCAAGCGAGATTGAGGCGTACCTCCGCGGCTCGTTGGAATCACGGTCACCGGGGTTTGCCACCGGGGGAGACGGCCTGACCCGCGGCCTCGTCGTCCACGAGGTCTTCCAAGGCCGGGACCCCGCTACGGTGCTGCGGCGCTACGGCATGGATTCCGGCAAGGCAGACGAGTACCGGGAGCTCTACGAGCGGTTCCTCGCCTCGCCCCTGATGCAGGACGCTCTCCAGGACCACCGTGAGGTGCCGTTCCTCGTGCGGGTGAACGGGTTTGCGTTCCAGGGGACCATCGACCGACTGGTACAACGACCGGGCGGCGCCTGGCTGCTCATCGACTACAAGACAGGAAAGCCGGGGGATCTTGAGGATTACGCAATCCAGATGACGATCTACCGCCGTGCGGCGAGGCAGATTCTCGGGGCGCCGGTGACACCCTACCTCTACTTCGTCGATCTCGATCGCTGGGTTGAGGTTACGGTGGACGAGGATCGGGTCTTTGCCGAGATCGCCCGTGCGGTCAGGGAGATCGAGGGAGGAAAAGAAGACGAGCAGGGGGTAAGGTAA